In Nitrospira sp., the following are encoded in one genomic region:
- a CDS encoding nucleotidyltransferase domain-containing protein codes for MILKSMQLQESPPTADLDRKIESVMAHYPSVVLAILFGSMAKSRARNDSDLDIAIASSTPLTPQTHIAIIEDLALTIGRPVDLIDLDRTHNPLLQQILTKGRRVLCHDRTRYADLLLRMIYEEADVMPYYRRILSDRRQAWIGT; via the coding sequence GTCACCTCCTACCGCTGATCTCGATCGGAAGATTGAGTCTGTGATGGCTCACTATCCATCGGTGGTCTTGGCTATCCTCTTCGGATCGATGGCCAAAAGTCGCGCGCGCAACGACAGTGACCTCGACATAGCCATCGCGAGTTCTACCCCTCTTACCCCTCAAACTCACATCGCCATCATTGAAGACCTTGCGTTGACCATTGGCCGCCCTGTGGATCTCATAGATCTCGACCGGACTCACAATCCGCTCCTTCAGCAGATCCTGACCAAGGGGCGCAGAGTCCTGTGTCACGATCGGACGCGTTACGCCGACCTTCTTCTGCGCATGATCTATGAAGAAGCGGACGTCATGCCCTATTACCGGCGCATTTTGTCGGACAGACGACAGGCATGGATCGGGACCTAG